Proteins encoded together in one Diabrotica undecimpunctata isolate CICGRU chromosome 3, icDiaUnde3, whole genome shotgun sequence window:
- the LOC140435797 gene encoding uncharacterized protein, with the protein MCTNCLGTGHSYNECISKTCSICSKKHHTLLHVRKTHNTNFSHPSHNPGTSQGQRTTYPQGNQHNWRSNSNQTHSDANSRKHNYHQTQEKSNPNLNSNKNTTEFDDMPSSSGNNIHPESVTAVSLDTTGDLTFSAKPCNVLLATIKISIQSKSGHMITAKALLDNASQSSFISRNPFEKISCKTLQQPLQISGIAQSSIMSNIMANLTIFSTNNKSNKLNMSCYVLDRITTPLPQTHIPLELLEIPHNISLADSEFFSTSSIDILIGADKYYELITDGIVRLGKNLPVLQNTFFGWIVAGNVPHNHLKNKRVSLFTQTSNVISENTSSLNSLLPKFWEMEEIPTKKLLTPTEEIAELDFKKNFKILETGRFQVNLPLKCPSEHTKLGDSFHIAKKRFESLEKKFQLNHSLFLEYKRFIDEYITLNHARYIPLTLYNNLSEHKYFLPHHCVIKESSTSTRLRVVFDGSCKSSSGTSLNDIMLTGPQVQPDLFDIICRFRIPQFVCTADIQKMYRQININPNQTFLQNILWRDDPSKPLECIELTSVTYGLRSSSFLSTRAIKELASTNIQKYPLACEALLTQTYVDDILCGAETEADLETTYHELNTVLGSACISTHKWVSNSTRFTEKYCNNDQPTSYDIQIENASNKVLGLSWNPSPDTLSISVPEAPTNTRVTKRIALSTLAKMYDPLGLITPVILHGKLFIKKLFLERMDWDDILPPSLEKEWTTFVNNIPHLKSLKIPRCLFLNKKVAHIQIHGFADSSERAYAACIYFRTVYSDNTVSCILVTGKSRVNPIRTTTLPRLELCAMLLLSKLTKRIISIYENKLSSSSVNLWSDSRIALSWIQSHASRWNTFVSNRVAQITELTNAFQWRHIKSAENAADYPSRGLLAQNILKLDLWWSGPSFLQDPNLNLAHFDEKINECNLPEERKISLLTTKPTEENFWHKIFLRFSKFSRLVHAMAYVYRFIHNSRFPTKTLTGPLSVDELLTSTNSICKIVQHQHFSSEISEIQNTTSKAISATVCNLVKAMLKNRLILTDLQGEMSK; encoded by the coding sequence ATGTGCACAAACTGCTTGGGCACAGGACATTCTTACAATGAATGCATCTCTAAAACTTGCTCGATTTGTTCTAAAAAACATCACACTCTTTTGCACGTACGCAAAACCCACAACACTAACTTCTCGCATCCATCTCACAATCCAGGCACATCTCAAGGCCAAAGAACTACATATCCTCAAGGCAATCAACATAATTGGAGATCCAATTCAAATCAAACACATTCTGATGCCAACTCCAGAAAACATAATTATCATCAAACTCAAGAAAAATCAAACCCTaatttaaattctaataaaaatactacagaaTTCGACGACATGCCATCCTCCTCTGGCAATAACATCCACCCCGAGTCTGTCACAGCGGTATCTCTAGATACCACAGGCGACCTTACATTCTCCGCTAAACCTTGTAATGTTCTATTAGCAACAATTAAAATATCTATTCAATCAAAATCAGGACATATGATAACAGCCAAGGCACTTCTCGATAATGCTAGTCAAAGTAGCTTTATATCAAGGaatccttttgaaaaaattagcTGTAAAACCCTCCAACAACCACTTCAAATTTCTGGAATTGCCCAGAGCTCAATCATGTCTAACATAATGGCAAATCTTACAATTTTCTCTACTAATAATAAAAGCAATAAACTTAACATGTCTTGTTACGTACTCGATAGAATAACTACCCCACTACCGCAGACACATATACCCCTAGAATTGCTCGAAATACCACACAACATTTCCTTAGCCGACAGTGAGTTCTTTTCAACTTCAAGCATTGACATTTTGATAGGTGCTGACAAATACTACGAACTCATTACCGATGGCATCGTAAGATTAGGAAAAAATCTCCCTGTACTTCAAAACACCTTTTTTGGTTGGATTGTCGCTGGTAATGTACCTCATAATcatctaaaaaataaaagagtatcCTTATTTACTCAAACTTCCAATGTTATCTCCGAAAACACTTCTTCCCTTAACTCGCTTCTTCCCAAATTCTGGGAAATGGAGGAAATACCCACTAAAAAACTTCTCACCCCGACTGAAGAAATTGCTGAACTTGACTtcaagaaaaactttaaaattttagaaaCCGGACGATTCCAAGTAAATCTTCCCCTTAAATGCCCCTCAGAGCATACCAAACTAGGTGACTCTTTTCATATCGCTAAAAAACGATTCGAAAGCTTAGAAAAGAAATTTCAATTAAATCACTCTCTATTTCTTGAATACAAAAGGTTCATCGATGAATACATTACACTTAATCATGCACGATATATCCCACTCACACTATACAATAATTTATCCGAACACAAATATTTCTTGCCCCATCATTGCGTGATAAAAGAGAGCAGTACCAGCACTCGATTACGCGTTGTTTTTGATGGATCTTGTAAATCCTCTTCTGGAACCTCTTTAAATGACATTATGCTCACAGGTCCACAGGTACAACCTGATCTATTTGACATCATTTGCCGTTTTAGAATACCCCAATTTGTTTGTACTGCTGATATTCAAAAAATGTACCGTCAAATAAATATTAACCCAAATCAAACCTTCCTGCAAAATATACTGTGGAGAGATGATCCCTCTAAACCACTTGAATGCATTGAACTTACTAGCGTAACGTACGGCCTCAGATCTTCAAGCTTCTTATCTACTCGGGCTATAAAAGAGCTTGCATCCACTAACATCCAAAAATACCCCCTCGCTTGTGAAGCCTTACTTACACAAACGTACGTAGACGACATTCTCTGTGGTGCCGAAACTGAAGCTGACCTAGAAACCACATATCACGAATTAAATACCGTTCTAGGTAGTGCTTGCATTTCAACTCATAAATGGGTTTCCAATTCCACAAGGTTCACTGAAAAATATTGTAACAATGATCAACCCACTTCATATGACATCCAAATCGAAAATGCCTCTAATAAAGTTTTAGGACTTTCATGGAACCCTTCTCCAGACACACTCTCAATTTCAGTACCTGAAGCCCCAACTAACACTCGCGTTACAAAAAGAATTGCCTTATCCACTCTAGCTAAAATGTATGACCCCTTAGGGTTGATAACTCCTGTCATTCTACATGGAAAGTTATTCATTAAGAAACTTTTCCTTGAACGAATGGACTGGGACGATATCTTGCCTCCCTCTTTGGAAAAAGAATGGACAACCTTTGTAAATAATATACCTCACTTAAAGTCCTTAAAAATCCCACGCTGTCTATTTCTTAATAAGAAAGTCGCACACATACAAATTCATGGCTTTGCTGACAGCAGCGAAAGGGCTTATGCAGCATGCATTTACTTTCGTACTGTATACTCTGACAACACAGTTTCCTGCATACTGGTTACAGGAAAATCTCGGGTAAACCCTATCAGGACAACTACCCTACCTAGACTTGAACTCTGTGCCATGTTACTCCTCTCAAAACTCACCAAaagaatcatatcaatatatgAAAACAAACTGTCATCCTCTAGTGTCAATTTGTGGAGCGATTCAAGGATAGCACTATCGTGGATACAATCCCACGCATCCCGCTGGAATACCTTTGTTTCCAATCGAGTTGCTCAAATCACTGAATTGACAAATGCATTTCAGTGGCGCCACATAAAATCTGCAGAAAATGCTGCCGACTACCCATCTCGAGGATTACTAgcccaaaacattttaaaattagatttATGGTGGTCAGGTCCTTCATTTCTGCAAGACCCCAATCTAAATCTCGCTCATTTTGATGAAAAAATTAATGAATGCAACTTACCAGAAGAGAGAAAAATCTCACTTCTTACTACTAAACCTACCGAAGAAAATTTTTGGCATAAAATATTTCTTAGATTTTCCAAATTTTCTAGACTAGTGCACGCAATGGCATATGTTTACAGATTTATTCACAATTCAAGATTTCCCACTAAAACTCTTACTGGTCCACTATCTGTAGATGAACTTCTCACGTCCACTAACTCAATTTGTAAAATTGTTCAACACCAACACTTCAGTTCAGAAATCTCTGAAATCCAAAATA